The following coding sequences lie in one Thermosulfuriphilus ammonigenes genomic window:
- a CDS encoding CDP-alcohol phosphatidyltransferase family protein: MNIPNLITLLRILLVPAFVILLLRGYREGALALFIAAGVSDGLDGFLARSLKQQTTLGAVLDPLADKLLLSTSYVTLAIISYLPDWLAVLVISRDVLITLGVVIIFIFRSQVEIRPTLISKATTCLQIATVALALYNGEGVGLKYFIYLTAAATICSGLHYVYKGIRLLSEEN; the protein is encoded by the coding sequence ATGAACATTCCCAATCTGATCACCCTTCTGAGAATCCTCCTTGTTCCGGCCTTTGTTATTCTCCTGTTGAGGGGCTATCGGGAGGGGGCCCTGGCCTTATTTATTGCCGCCGGGGTTAGCGACGGGCTGGATGGTTTTCTGGCCCGGAGCCTTAAACAGCAGACCACTTTAGGGGCCGTACTTGACCCCCTGGCCGACAAGCTACTCCTTTCCACCTCTTATGTCACCCTGGCCATCATCTCTTACCTGCCTGATTGGCTGGCAGTCCTGGTAATCTCCCGAGATGTGCTTATTACCCTGGGAGTGGTGATCATCTTTATCTTTCGTAGCCAGGTAGAAATCAGACCAACCCTCATCAGCAAGGCCACCACCTGCCTCCAGATAGCCACTGTGGCTCTGGCTCTCTATAATGGAGAAGGAGTCGGGTTAAAATACTTCATCTACCTTACGGCGGCGGCTACTATCTGTTCTGGACTTCACTATGTATATAAAGGGATCCGACTTCTCTCTGAGGAGAACTGA
- the holA gene encoding DNA polymerase III subunit delta, whose translation MPVFDNQKWTNLLQLARSGRIAPVYLFTGDETLCRLRLKELSRCLHEQGYLLKELEDEEELFHELSSGSLLGIRQLLRPDPPLSPGGQERLARMVRGGLPPGLCVALFLSGPGESLKKAARDKGALIHLRPPGKGRDRRPLFKEEALRLASAWGKTLGSGALELLYQRIGDDLFALATEIEKLALAAGPRREISKDLVDELTPLIKEESLLGLAETITTGDLRRALRIIHRLLEGSGLPALKILAALATYLRRLLQALCLLEEEGLDTLPSYPIFSKTIFPKLKEKLPEYPDLKGLHPYALYLLLERARPQRLDDLIEIYLQLAETDMALKGGSSLGYLTLENFVVTWARKTGGIR comes from the coding sequence ATGCCCGTATTTGATAACCAAAAGTGGACCAACCTTCTTCAGCTGGCCAGATCGGGCCGAATTGCTCCTGTATATCTCTTCACCGGAGACGAAACCCTTTGCCGCCTGCGTCTCAAGGAACTAAGCCGCTGTCTCCATGAACAAGGATACCTCTTAAAGGAACTCGAAGACGAAGAGGAACTTTTCCACGAGCTCTCAAGCGGATCACTTCTGGGGATAAGACAGCTTCTGCGTCCAGACCCCCCTCTTTCGCCCGGGGGCCAGGAACGGCTGGCCAGGATGGTGCGCGGCGGTCTTCCTCCAGGTCTTTGTGTAGCCCTTTTTCTATCTGGCCCCGGCGAGTCCCTCAAAAAGGCCGCCCGAGATAAAGGAGCTCTGATCCATCTCCGCCCCCCGGGAAAGGGTAGAGACCGACGCCCCCTTTTTAAGGAAGAGGCCTTAAGATTGGCCTCCGCCTGGGGAAAGACTCTGGGGTCAGGAGCCCTTGAGCTCCTTTACCAGAGGATCGGCGATGACCTCTTTGCCCTGGCCACGGAGATCGAAAAACTGGCCCTGGCTGCCGGCCCCAGAAGGGAGATCTCCAAAGACCTGGTTGATGAGCTCACTCCTCTGATAAAAGAAGAGTCCCTCCTGGGACTGGCCGAGACCATCACCACCGGAGACCTCAGGAGGGCTCTGAGAATCATTCACCGCCTTCTTGAAGGAAGCGGTCTTCCGGCCCTTAAGATTCTGGCTGCCCTGGCCACTTATCTGCGTCGTCTCCTTCAGGCCCTCTGTCTCCTGGAAGAAGAGGGGTTGGATACCCTACCCTCCTATCCGATCTTCAGCAAAACCATCTTCCCCAAGTTAAAGGAAAAGCTGCCCGAATATCCTGATCTAAAAGGCCTTCATCCCTATGCCCTCTACCTTCTACTTGAACGGGCCAGACCCCAGAGACTCGATGACCTGATAGAGATTTATCTCCAGCTGGCCGAGACCGATATGGCCCTGAAAGGAGGATCCTCCCTAGGATACCTGACCTTGGAGAATTTCGTGGTAACCTGGGCCAGAAAGACCGGAGGAATAAGATGA
- a CDS encoding HD domain-containing protein, which produces MSLYHRLAKFLFEAAMLKRTPRTGYQYLGSGEENVAAHSYGTAIIGMVLSEMAKDVDRCRLICLCLLHDLLEARTGDLNALNKLYEEPDEEAAAEDMARDLPFGDRIRELLSEYRTGQSREALLAHDADQLDMLLSLKEQQDLGNPYAPRWIKFVKRRIKTPEARRLAEAICETDWASWWLDKFVERGDEG; this is translated from the coding sequence ATGAGCCTCTATCATCGCCTGGCCAAGTTTCTTTTTGAGGCGGCCATGCTCAAGAGAACACCGCGCACCGGGTATCAATACCTGGGCAGTGGGGAGGAAAACGTTGCCGCCCACAGTTATGGCACAGCTATCATCGGAATGGTCCTTTCTGAAATGGCTAAAGACGTGGACCGGTGCCGGTTAATCTGCCTCTGTCTCCTCCACGACCTGCTTGAGGCCCGCACCGGCGATCTAAACGCCCTCAACAAACTCTATGAAGAGCCCGATGAGGAGGCGGCAGCAGAGGACATGGCCCGGGATCTGCCCTTTGGAGACCGGATCAGAGAACTCCTTAGCGAGTATCGAACCGGCCAGAGCCGGGAGGCCCTTTTGGCCCACGATGCCGACCAGCTGGATATGCTCCTTTCTCTCAAGGAGCAACAGGACCTTGGAAACCCCTACGCTCCCCGCTGGATCAAATTTGTCAAACGAAGAATCAAGACCCCGGAGGCCCGCCGCCTGGCTGAGGCCATCTGTGAGACGGATTGGGCCAGCTGGTGGCTGGATAAATTCGTAGAAAGGGGAGATGAAGGTTGA
- a CDS encoding (Fe-S)-binding protein — translation MRKQPFGSKNKGFSPKGTKALAEVCNLCGACEAVCPIYRLTGLETLVARGKMALVRFSDIPSQRPFRGCLLCGACKAGCSAGADAPEVVRRQRKEGLGGLNFALSLWRNDPTREAVVDLLRRGTGLALRISGLKVPELPRPDLATVAQMMGATAPREIAIFTGCGGNYLFPEASYSLWRLLNGRAYFPAEQTCCGLPFLSLGLKEEARELARRNLKALAGARVIITPCVSCAAALEEYPNLLTPSEGKAATEILKRLKGPEALLPRPKRITPFAFHIPCHLRFSLKEEAPFVEAMREIFGETFSPLERACCGFGGLLPLLERKLAYRILEKRVAGLPEDVPVVTNCTACLIALRQKLPKEKVRHLYTFWLDPEEATPWPPY, via the coding sequence ATGCGGAAACAGCCATTTGGCTCAAAGAACAAGGGCTTCTCCCCCAAGGGTACTAAAGCTCTGGCCGAGGTCTGCAACCTCTGTGGGGCCTGCGAAGCTGTCTGCCCCATCTATCGTCTGACCGGCCTTGAAACCCTGGTGGCCCGGGGGAAAATGGCCCTTGTACGCTTCAGTGATATTCCCTCCCAGAGACCTTTCCGGGGCTGTCTTTTATGTGGGGCCTGCAAAGCTGGCTGTTCCGCAGGCGCAGATGCCCCGGAGGTGGTCCGACGTCAGAGAAAGGAAGGGCTAGGAGGGCTGAATTTTGCCCTCTCCCTCTGGCGGAATGATCCGACCCGCGAGGCCGTTGTGGATCTCCTCCGCCGCGGAACTGGCCTGGCTTTAAGGATCAGCGGACTCAAAGTCCCCGAACTCCCAAGGCCAGACCTGGCCACCGTAGCCCAGATGATGGGGGCTACCGCCCCCCGGGAGATAGCCATCTTTACCGGCTGTGGTGGCAACTATCTCTTTCCAGAGGCCAGCTACAGCCTCTGGAGGTTGCTGAATGGCCGGGCCTACTTTCCGGCAGAACAGACCTGTTGTGGCCTTCCCTTTCTCTCCTTGGGGCTTAAGGAAGAGGCCCGAGAGCTTGCCCGGCGCAACCTAAAGGCCCTTGCCGGGGCCAGGGTGATTATCACTCCCTGTGTCTCCTGTGCCGCCGCCTTAGAAGAATACCCAAATCTCCTTACGCCCTCAGAAGGAAAGGCCGCTACAGAAATCCTCAAGCGTCTCAAAGGCCCTGAGGCCTTGCTACCCAGACCTAAAAGGATCACCCCCTTTGCCTTTCATATCCCCTGTCATCTCCGCTTCTCTCTCAAGGAAGAGGCCCCCTTTGTTGAGGCCATGAGGGAGATCTTCGGTGAAACCTTCTCGCCTCTTGAAAGGGCCTGCTGCGGCTTCGGAGGGCTTTTACCTCTTCTGGAGAGGAAACTGGCTTATCGAATCCTGGAAAAAAGAGTGGCGGGCCTTCCTGAAGACGTCCCTGTGGTCACCAACTGCACCGCCTGCCTTATCGCCTTAAGACAGAAGCTTCCCAAAGAGAAGGTCAGACACCTTTACACCTTCTGGCTAGATCCAGAAGAGGCCACTCCCTGGCCTCCTTATTAA